GGAGGAGGAACGCTGCACCGTAGAGCGCCGGGCCGATCTCAGCTACGCCGAGTTCGTGCAGCGGTAAGCGCGTCCTCTTGTATGGCCACACCTCCCACGCCTGAAAACTCTGGGGCTCCGTCACCGTGCACCGCTGAGGCCGCGCACTGGTCGCCGGCCCGTCCTCCCGGGCCTCCTTAGGCCGCTTCCCCTTGAGCTCGTGCGAGCGCGTGTGGGCGGGGGCGGACGATGGGCGCGGATCAGACTGAGGCCAtgattcctccttttcttctagcTACGCCTTTTCCAGACCTGTCATTCTGCAGGGGCTCACAGACAACTCGGTGAGTGCTCACGCTCCTCGCGACCACCACTCGCCCGTGCTGAGCTTGGCCCCTGAGTATTTTCCCCGCCCCCACAGAGGTTCCGGGACCTGTGCTCCCGTCAAAGGCTGCTGGCCTTGTTTGGGGACAGCGTGGTCCGGTTGAGCACTGCCAACACCTACTCCTACCAGAAAGGTGAGCTGCCCCTCCCAGCAGCCCAGCCTGCCTGCCAGCATCTTGAAGGCAGCACCAACCAGTCCTGACCAACCCCTTTCAAACTGCAGTGGACCTGCCCTTTCAGGAGTATGTGGAGCAGATGCTGCACCCCCAGGACCCCTTCTCCATGGGCAATGGTGAGCCAGACAGGTGgccatggggtggggtggggtgacttAGTACCCAGGTGCTAAGATTCCTGCATCCTCTTGTGTGTTTTGCTGTCAGACACCCTGTACTTCTTTGGGGACAATAACTTCACGGAATGGGCATCACTTTTTCGGCACTACTCTCCACCTCCATTCAGCCTGCTAGGTACCATTCCTGCTTATAGCTTTGGAATTGCAGGTGAGTGCCCTGCAGGACCAGGGGACTTGGGAACTGGGTGGGGGAGGATTAGGCTTGGTAACCAGCTGCTCGTAACTCACCACACAGGTGCCGGCTCTGGGGTGCCCTTCCACTGGCACGGGCCCGGGTTCTCAGAGGTGATCTATGGCCGAAAGGTCAGCAAAGGGTGGGGCTGAGACTCTGGGTTCACTGACCACAGCACAAAGAGTGACCTTGCTGCTCCCACCCTCAGCGCTGGTTCCTGTACCCTCCTGCGAAGACACCTGAATTCCACCCCAACAAGACCACACTGGCCTGGCTCCGGGACACATACCCAGCCCTGGCACTATCTGCACGGCCCCTGGAATGCACCATCCACGCTGGTGAGGTCAGTGGCTGGCAGAcaggggccaggctgggctgggtcAAGGGGCCCCAACCAATCCCTGTGTCCCCCCCACTCCCAGGTGCTGTATTTCCCTGACCGATGGTGGCACGCCACACTCAACCTCGACACCAGCGTCTTCATCTCTACTTTTCTCAGCTAGCCAAAGGGGGTGGCTGGGGAGCCCGTCGCACACCAGCACATGCCCCTATAGTGCTCACAGATTTTATTACAGGGACAGAGATGGCAGCGGCAGCCTCAGCCCAGCCCACTCTCACCCACTGTTTCTGGCCcagagggggatgggggaggctcATGACCCAGCAGAACTGATGGGGGTGGGCTTGGGGACACCAAGATAGGGATCTAGGGACACAAACTATGTACAGCGGCTAGAGACTACTGCCCAAGGCCCTCCTGGGCCAGGGTACCAGGCAAGGCGGGTGAGTGGCTCACACACTCGCCCTGCCTCAGTAGTCCTCCACCCAGCCATTCTCGGAGATGAACGCGTCAATGACCTCTTTCATAGCCAGGTTGGGGATGAGCTGTTCCTGGGTCAGGGGGCTCCGAGTCACAGGGTCGAAATGGCCCACACGCTGCAGTGACAACAGAATCAGAATTAGGAGGGGCTCAGTGGGTGTGGGTCCTGCTCCCAACTCCCATGGGCCCTCACCTGCAGGTGCTCCTCAATGTCCTTGCGGTCATAGGTGATACCACTGGGTGTGATGCAGGGCTCCCGCATCAGCTCAAAGCTGATCTTGCCACACAGGTAGTCGGGTATATCTCGCTTCTGCAGCACAGGGTCAGAtcaggggctgggaaggggcaCTGCTCCGACTCCTGCTACCCACAGACCCCAGAAGACAGGCAGCTCACCTTTCTCTTCTCGTCTACCTGGGAGAAGAGTTCATCCATGTCTGCCAAGTACTTGTCCTGCAAAGAACCAAGCAGCTATGTTTGTGGGCCTGACACCCCATCTCCCTTCCCCAGGCACCGAAACTCAGACCCAGCAGGAGCCAGGGGCACCTCACGTCCATTACACGCATGCAAATACACACAGGACCCACACTTGGGCTGGGGCACCCTCACATGCTTGGCCTCAATGCAGGCCTGTTGGGCCCGGAGGTGGCCATCGTCCTCATCACCCTCATGGTTCCGCTGACACTCTTCCAGCTCCCTGGAGGTTGACCAAAAGCTGATCAGAGATGGGTCTGGCCAGGAGGTCAGACTCCACTCCAATCTTAGGCTCATTCAGGCCTCATTCCCCTCCATCTCCTGCGTGCCAGAGTTGACCTTCAATAAATGATTGTGTTCACGACTCAGAGTTAACCTAAAAGTGGTGACTTCCGGGGGGCGCCTGTCATCACCACAGCCCACCTCTCACGCTCGGCCACAATGAGCTGTGTGAGGTAAGAGTGCAGCTCGTTCTCCTGGTGGATGCGCCGCTCCTCAATGCTGTTCCAGCGCTTCTTCTTCGCGATGCGCAGAGCACTGGGGATGTCGTCCCCAAAGTTGAGCCGCTGCTCCTTGGCCAGGTTGTAGGCTGGAGGAATAGAAGATTTGGATAAACCTCCAGCCAGTCCACCCGCCTGGTCCCAGGCACCCTGGCACCAGCCAGCCTGTAAGCCCACCTCGCTGCAGGTTGGCAATAGCCTCATCATAGCTCTCCATCTCCAACTGGCATTGCCCCAGGAAGAAGTGTGCCTTCACAGACTGCCCGTCCAGCTCCAGGGCGCGCCGGCAGTCAGCCAGAGCTTGCTCATGCTGCTGCATCTTCAGGTAGCACAATGCCCGGTTGGTGTAATACACCGCCACCAAGGGATTCCGGGTCTGGAGAACAAGGGCAGACCAGCCAGCGTGAGGGAGTGAGCTCAGCCTACCCTCTCTGTCCCAGCTTGAAGCCCATAGCTGGAATCAAGACACTACAGGTTTCTCCGCTTCCAAGCCTCTGGGTTCTGAGGGAGGGTGGAGCCTACCTGAGCCCACCCTCTGGACTCCAGTGAGTCTTGTGAAGGTAGCTTTTCCAGATCTGTGGAAATCACCAGCTTTGGGCTTGGACTCCTCAAAGGGCAAGGGTCCCTGGCCCCCAGCCGAGTGGGCCTCAAGCACTCTGAATCTCCCACCCGCCACAGTTCTCTGGCAACCAGCACTGGCTCGGGAGCCGTGGCCTTGGCCCCTTTGGAACAACATCATCACTGAGTTCTCAGAGCCCAAGCACCACCCGCCTCCGAAAGTCGGGCGGGGGTGGCCAGACAGGGGCTCCGGGGAGGACGCGGAGGCGAAGCCGCAGTCCGGCCCCTCCCCTGGCTCGGACGCCGGCCCCCTCCCGCGGTGCAGGCGCACTCACGATGGCGCGGCCATAGCAGGCCGCCGCCTCCGGGTACTTGCGGCCCACGAAGAGCCGGTTGCCCTGCTCCTTGAGCTCCTGCGCGCTCGGGCTCTTTTCcgggctgccgccgccgccggcgcTCAGCCGCGCGCcgccctccttctcctccttgccCTTCATGGCGCCGCGCGGCACGGCCTGGGCTCCGCTCCCAGGCTCCGCGCCGGGCCCGCCCTACGCCCTCAGCCCGAGCCCGCGATCCGCTCGGGCCCGGTCCAGCGCTCCGCCACCGGAACTTCCGGCCGCGCAGGTGGGCGGGGCCAGCGGGAAGGATGGCCTGCGAGCGGGCGGGGCCGCGCGTGCACCAGACGCGAggcggaggagggggaggggcggggcaggcGGGGGAGCATGCGCTCGCGGCGACGCGACGCGCAGCGTCTGAGGCCTGAGAAGTGCCGAGGTCGTCGGGGCAGGAGCCCGCTCGGGCACTCCGACGCCCCGCCCCCGAGGCTCCGCCCAGGCGCGTGGGGATGGCGACTGCCCGCGGGCTCGGGCTGTGAGGACTCGAGCAGCTGGGCCAACGTCCTGGGGTGCCACGGGGAAGTGCTGCGGGCGCGCGCGAGCCCCCAGGGGCGGCTGGAAACCCTGGAGCGATGGTAGGACGGTGGGGACATCGGGCGGGCCGACCCCCGTGGCTCGGATTCCCCGTCACCGCCCTTCCCCAGGTGTCGAGAGGAGTTGCCCGCAGCCATCGAGAAGCACGTGACACGCGACGAGCTGCAGCAGTTGCTGGCGTGGAAACTGGCGGTGAGGAGCTTCCCACGTGGGGGACGGAGCCTTCCGGGGCGGGACGTAGCGCCGTGGGCGTGGCTTCATCCTGGGGGCGGGCCCTCGCGCCTGGGGGCGGGGCCCCTAGCGAGATCCACCAGCCGTGACCCCAGACCCGCCTTGACCACCGAGGGGCCACTTTCGGCCGCGCCTGCAGCAGCTCTTGACCACCAACTCCCCGGAGCTGGTGGTGCAGCGCTCGGCCGCCGCCTTCTGTCTCCTGCCAGACGTGAACGCAGCGGTCACGGAATTGTGCGCCCTCCGGGGCGTGGGCCCGGCTATCACCTCGCGTTAGTAGGGAGAGCTGGGCGTCCCCCCGGCGAGGTCGTGGGCGGAACCTGGCGTGTTAGTggccttatctgtgaaatggccAGATACGTGACACCGAGAGTTGTTGGGAATGGCAGCCCCACGTCGAGGTGGGGCTGAGTGCTGTCCATTTACTTCCCGCGGCAGTCCTGGCTGCCAGAGCTCTCGAGGTAGCAGCTTTCATGTCTGAAGAGGCAGTGGCCGCAGTGCCCGGTCTGCCAGCCTTGCAGTACACCCTGAAGCACTACCTGCTCTACCTGGGCCGGGTGCAGGAGGGTGCCACAGCCCTGAGCCAACGTGCAATCTGTTGGCGGCCAGAGAGGGCATCCAGGACTCTGGTCAGGGTGATGTGCAGAGTTATCCAGCAGGGTAGGGTGACTGGTGCCCCTGAGCcccagactccctctgccccaccccaggcagtgCCTCAGGCTGTGGACTCCTCACCGTGTGGAGACAGCACTGTGGATCTGGGCTGTAGGGCAGAAGCTGTGCCCTGACCTGCTGCCTGACCTCGGTCCCAGCCTGGCCACCCTTGAGGACACCAGGCCAGCCAAGAACCACAGGACCCAGGCCTACTGACTTGGCTGTGGCCCAGGGCTTGCACACCTACCCTGTGATCTCACGGCACAAGTCTTTGGACAGGGGGCTGGCTGctgtaggagctcaataaatgcttgctgaactCAAACCTGACTATGAGGCCCATGACTCTCCCCAGGGGCTCCCATCTCCCATACAGAGACACCTCATGCTGGGTACAGAAAAGCAAGGGGGAAGCCCAGGCTGCTGTTTGTGTGGAGGGAAGGGCCCTCACAGTTTGATCAGTGAGTTGGGGGGAGACCAGCCCAGCCCGCAGTGCCCAGTACAGCCACCTGGTGctgtgtaaaatatttattcattctccaAAAAGGCTCAGACTGCAAGTCTCATgggagaggccagggcagggTCTCCTCTGGGGCCACCCTTGGGGACCTCCACCACTCAGCCCAGTCCATCAGTCCTATTCCTCCAGGCCTGGGAGGGGGTGGCCAGGGCTGGTGTAAGGCTTGGCCTGCAGTCAGTGGGCCACAGGGGCCACCTGCACCCACCAGGAAGAAGCAGCCTCAAGACATACATTCACAGAGGACGAACATGCAGGCCTCCCTAGTGGCTGGCCCACGGATGCTGCGCCCTGGCTGGTGTGGCCCTGGGAACTCTTGTCAGGGTGGCGGGGGAATGTGGGCACCCAGCAGGTCGTAGGCAAAGATGTTCCAGAAGATGGCGAAGAGCAGGAAGGTGCCATAGGCAAGCAGCACCACCCACCAGCCACACTGGTCTCGCAGGCGTTCCTCATAGCTGCGCAGGATGGTCAGGCCCATGCTGACACCCACCACCGCACCCGCCAGGTGTGCCAtgaagctgggctgtgggcccgaGGCAGGCAGTGGCGGGGAGAAGCGCAGCCACACGGCCCGGCCCACCTCGGAGCTCACTACAGAGGGAGGCAGCAGGTGAGAGGCACCCTAGCCATAGGCTGAGGCCCCTCCACCCTGGCTCCCTACTTACTGCACACCAGAGCCAGCACCATCCTCAGCAGCTTGTAGGGACATCTCATCCCCGCCCAGTTCTGATGGGGTGTGAATAAAAAAGGCTGTGAGGGAGGCCTTATGGGCCCCTCCCCGCACCCCGCCGCAGGGGCTGCCCCGTTACCATGACGACATTGGCCAGGTGTGCAGAGCACAGGGCGTAGACCCCGCCGGAGCCCCCCACCACAGGGGCCCGCATGTCAGTAATGGAGACGGTCAGGGAGCCTGTGTGAGCAAGGGGAGAGCCGTGAGGGTGAGGCCCACCAGTGAGGTGGCCAGGGCGCACACACCTGCCTCACCTGCCAGCACACCAGCCAGGTAGAGCAGGCTGATGCGGAGCAGGCCATGCACCATCTCCAGGGGCACCCCGATCATCAGCTGCAGGAGTGCGTTGAACCCCAGCTGCTCCAGCCTGGCCATATGGGGCAAATAGGTGTGAAGGGTGGGGTCCGCCAGGGGGCtaccagccccctgcccccacctcgaGAGGCTGAGCCCTCCCGATCCAATCCGATGGGTGCCAGAGGTGGGCCCACTCACCCAACGTGCATGAACATGTAGGTGAGAAAGCGCCAGGCCCGAGCACGGTGGCTGGGGTGGTATACCAGGGGGCTTTTCATGTACTCAGGGTGGTAGGTCTGCAGCACCCACTTGTTGAGACGGGCCCCGTAGCACAGGAACACGATGATCTGGGAGGGACAAGTGTTGGGGCCAGGCAAGACCAAGGATAAGGGAGGCTCCCGGGGTGGTGGGTGGTGGACGGGCAGGCCCACCTGGGCGAGGGTGACCGAAGCCATAAACACAGGGGGTGGGCAGCTGCGGTGCCGGTAGAAGTACCAGTGGCGGTCCACCTCTCGGGGCAGGATCTCGTAGGCCACGTAGCGCACGAACCGCTTGTAGACACCCAGTCCTGGCTCGTCCAGCAGCCCGTCCTGGGGCAGTGCCCGCTGTCCATTGGCGATGGCCCGCTTGAAGCTGCTTGAGCGCTTGCTGCTGATCtggggggcggggcctaggcATAGGCCACGATACTCCCCCCATGGCCGCCCCTCCTGAGTGGTCCACCCAGCTTGTCACAGGGTCTGAAGCCCTGCCCCATGGCTATAGCCCTCCCCAATgggaaaggcagggaggaggggccgcCTGCCCAACCCACGCCAGCCAGGGCACTGCGCCCATACCCCAGCTGCCCACCCACTGTGGCACTGACCAGGTCCACCAGCTCCTGGTAGCAGACCTGGCCCCGCTCGTTGCTCTGGGCCAGGGCCACCAGCATGTCCAGTTTGGCCGGGTCCAGGGGCAGCTCATGGCGGTGCACCAGGCCAGCGAAGGTGTCCGCACCGATGAAGCCAGTGTTTTCAGGGTCCAGCTGCTGGGGTCGGGGAGCCAGCGGCCAAGGTCTGAGGGTGGGCCGGGCCCCAGGACCACAGGGCTGAGCCACGTCAGGCGAGAGAGGCAGGCTCCGAGCACCCTGGGTCCAGGCCCCTGTGCCCACATGGTCCCAGGAGCTAGCTGTAGGCACCGGTACCTAGGTCCCCGGCCTCTAGCTCCGCTAGCTCTCCAGCCGTCTCCCCACCTCATTTCTGCCTTGCCCATCCTGAAAGGGTAGGGCCAAGGTCTGAGGGCAATCACCAACCCTTTTGCCCCTCCCCAAGCGCCCTAGTCTGGCTCGGTCTCGTGCAGGGGACCAAGGTCGTGCAGGGAAGGGTCTGTGCTGAGGGTCTCAGAGCGCCGTCCCCCCGGCCCACCCAAGGGCGGGGGGCCGGCAACGGGGGCGGTGCCGGCGCCCCCCACCTCTCCACGCACCTGCTCCTGGATAAGCTGCAGCAGCGAGCTCCTGTCCATAGAGCCAGgccgggccgggggccgggggccgggggccggggtcGGCGGCCGCGGCCGGGAGGGGCTTCTCTGCGGACTACTCCGCTCCGCCCCTGCCCTCCGGCTCCGCCCACTCCGCTCGGCGCCGCGTCACGGAGCCGCCCGCCCCCGCCGCACACGCCGCCGCTGCCAGCCCAGCCACTCGCGGTCGGGACACGCGCGCGACCCGCACACGGACGTGCCAGGCAAGAACTGCGCGGGGCGCTTGGCTCCAGTGccggcgcccccgccccgccccgggctGCAGCTGTTCGTCCCGCGGGGCAGCAGCCGGGAAACTGAGTCACGCGCGGCACGCAAGCCCCTTCTGCGCCCACCCTTTTGCCCCGGTCTGGGCCTCAGCGCCGATGCCACCTCCTCGGGGAAGGCTTCAGGGAACAACCCATTGCTGGGGACTCCCCCCACCGGGCTCCCTGAAGGCACCTCCCTCCCTGGCAGACATGCTTGCCCGTCCCGGCAACAGCGGCTCCACGGCTCCAGCGGCGAGCGCTGAAGCCAACTGGGCAACTAGCAGGGTTGAGGGAGGTCCCTGCAGCAGGCCTTGCTCAGTGGGTGGGGACCAACACAACTTGGGCTGAAGGTTCCTGACTACTCCTGTGGCCACAGTGCTAAACTGACCCAtggacatgggggtggggagagccccCCAGTGGACAAGACCGCAGCTGGGATGGAGAGGAGCCctacttcccagggagaacaggTAGACCCCCTACAATAAGGAAGGTGACAGGCTGTGGTAATGTATAACCATAGCAACCCCTGACAGCACCGCTCAGAATGCCTGTGCAGCTGAGCCTCAGGACAGATGCAGCAGCTAGAAGTAGCATCCTGCCCTGCCCAGCTTTAGTAAGAACTGCACCAGGGGTCCTCAGGTCACTGGAACTGGGGGGCCAGCGGGATGGTTGAAACAACTTAAGGGTGTGACCCCCAGCCCCTGTTGGGTCAGGCCTAAGCATCCCCTGCCGAGGAGGCACCTCCCCCGCCTCTAGAAACAGCTtgtcagggctgggggaggggccctgGCCTAAAGGCCTGTCTTGCAAAGAATGACTAATTACAGGAAGTAGAGGGGGTACTTGTCTGGCCAAGGTCCTCCACCCAAGCACACCACATACTGCCTCTGCTCCACGCCCAGAATGCACGCCAGAGTGAGCACCTAAACTCCAAGCTGAGCCCCCTCCTCAGCCCAAGAAAGGTTCTCTGTCCCCTTGTCCTTAGGCTGGAGCTCTGGCTGTCTCCTGCCCAGTGGGAGGGGCAGAGGCCTCTGGGTGGGGTGTGAGAAACAGGGCAGCTCCCCCAGACCAGGGCCACCTCGCACACCAGGACATTTCAGCACATCCCAAAACCCCAGATCCTCAGCACACCTCAGCCAACCTGACAGGATGCTGAGGCTTGGGTAGTGACTACacctggctgtggggaggggtCACATCAGGGGGGTCCTCAGGTATCaggccccctccagcctcacTCTCAGGCCAGCATGGACCTCAATGGACCTGAAGGCCCTGAGGCTGCGGCTGGGCCATAATTGGTCCTTATCCTGGCCTGAGACCTCAGGATGGTGACCCAGAGAGGAGGCGGGGGGGTCAGGAGTAACATTCCCAGCCCACACCCAGACCAAAGACACGTTTTAGTTAATTCAAGAAGTCATCCTCAGAAAGCAGGACCCAATATGTAAAAGACACAAGTGAAGTTTAATCAGGAAACCCAATCTCATACGTCTTCTGTGAGAGGCACAGCCCTGGACCTGTCTTcagattggggggtgggggcgcgCACAATGGTCCAGCCATTTCTTGCCTCCACGCCCCTGCCTTTGGCCCAAAGCTCTGCCCTCTTACCCCCTTCATACCCTCTGGCCACATGGGACCAGGAAGGAGGAGTGGAGCCCTGAGAATTCGGGTCTGGGGTCACTGACTTCCTCACCCACACCTCCCGGTCCCTCCAACACATGATGCCCACAGAAGAGGGTCATGCCCGACACCTGCAGCAAGGCCGGACACAGGCTGCTGGGAGCCAGGGCCACCCTCGGGgctgaggcaggggtggggcagcAGGTGGACTGTCCTCAGGAGGAAAGTTGAGAGGGTCTCCATCCCCCACCAAGCAAGTGGCCCCACACCAGCACCCTGAGATCAGACTGTGGGGTCTGGGACCTCATCGGCTCTTCACCAAGACCCTGTAGAGTGAGAAGCTGAGAACGGCAGCAACGGCAGCCCCGACGGCCCCCAGCGCCACCCGGAGCCAGAAGGAGGTGGCGTGCAGCTCCCCGTGGACAAGGTGTCTGCAGGAGAGAGGGGAGTCTTGCTGCTGTAACCCCACCTCCGTCTCCTACAAAGTCCCAGAGCCCCACTCAGCTGCTTTGTGTCAGTGCCCAGCATGGCAGTACCCCCAGACTAGAGGGCAGCCTGTCAGGCCAGGCCCCGAGGGCCCCGCCTGAGCATCGGCACAGGCACCAAGGCCCACCCTGCAACCTTGACTGACTCCAGTCCTGACACCACAGCTGTGCCACTCTCCTGGGACAGGGAGGGGTCTCCCACACAGGGGCTTCGATCCTGGTACCCACGGGAAGGCGGCCATTGTGGCGAGCCGGGTGAAGATGGCCGCGCGGGGCTCGGCTGGGCCGGCACAAGAGAACAGGGTGGGGGCGGGCAGCCGGTGCCTACGGCAGAACTCAGTTGGAGACAGACCAGGCAGCAAGACGCCTTCGGGCAAGTCAGCCTTGGAGGAGACGAAGAGGCAGGGGGTCTGCCTGTCCATGTAGTGGCgctgcagggggaggggccaTGTGAGTGTGCTGGGGGACACCTGCCCACAGCTCTGCTATGCAGCAGGGCCCCCAGGGTGGGCGGGACCTTACCTTGTAGACACTGGCGCACAGCGAGAAGGACCTGGGGTGGCTGCTGTCAAACATCAAGCAGGCGATGTCACACGTGGCGTCGGCCGAGGCGGTCAGGAGGCTGTCTGCACCCACCTCACACAGCTGAACAGAAAGGGTGGCCTCAGAGGGGCACAGGCTAGGTCTCCCAGGGCCGCGTTGGGCGGCTCCCTCAGCGTGCACGCTCTAGGCCTACCCTGGGGACCCCGCACTCACGATCAGGTACTTCTCCTGCCCGTTGACCTGCACGGTGTCGATGGTGTAGGCAGAGGACTCCCCGGCAGGCTCCCCAGCATCCTGGTGCAGAGGAGGGACGCCCCTGAAGCTCACTGCTTGGACTCTTTCCAGAACCCCTGCCCCCCAGGTCCACGCACGGCACACATGGACACTCACCCCCAGGCCATGGCCAAGGAAAGCCTGCAGGAAGGAGGACTTGCCCACTCCGCGGGCCCCTACCACCTTGCACAAGAAAACGTTTCTCTGCGTTTGTCCCTTCTCCTGGTCCAGCCTCTTCTCCCGGGTGACTGTGGGCAGGGAGCAAGGATGAACGTGAGGGAGGGGCTGCCAGGGAGGCACTGGCTGGGTGCCGGTGTGGAAGCGGGCACCCACCTGTGATGGCGTGGGCCTGGGAATCCTGCTCGCAGAGGGTGGGGAAGCCCAGGTAGCCAAGGTGCTCAAGACAGTGCTGGACGTCCAAGTAGGTCACCAGACTGGGGACGGGAGAAGTGGGGATGTGGTTACAGCAGGGCAGAGGGTGAGGCCATGTCTCAGTGGGTGAGGGCTACACTTACGTCCACTGGCAGAGATACCCGTGCAGAGGCAACCGACCGGCCTCGGTGCGGACTGTGCGAGGGAGCTGGGGGCCCCAGGGAGCAGCAGGAAACACGCTGAAAAGGCTCTGCAGCTCTGCTGGCGAGAGGGCGCCATCTCGGTCCTGCGGGCAGAGGAGCTGCGGTGACATGTGCGGGTGGGAGGCCAAGGGGGTCTCAGTGGGGCCCAGCGCCCTCACCTGGTCATGCTTCTCGAACATCCTCTGCACAAACTGGTAGCCGCGGTGGTTGAGCTCGGTGCTGCATCCGGGGGGCACATGGAGCCTGCGGGTgccgggatgggggtggggctgtgCACACCTCCTTGTGCTCCGCAGGGCACCTCCTCCGAACACAGGCCATCCAGGCAAGCAGAGAGTCCCCCCGCCAGGGAGAGACGCCCCGATGGCCCCCAGGACAGGGTCCAGGAGCCCCAGGCCCCATCCGACACAGATGGGAGGCGAGCCCTGAGCCCAAACGCCACTCACGGTGGGCAGAGGTAGTTGGCCGTCAGCTCAAGCGAGTCGCCATAGCCAAAGCGCCTCAGGATGGTCCACGTGGTCTCGTGGCGGCCTCGCTGGATGAAGAGCGTGTTCAAGAAAAGGAAGCCTGCTCAGGAGAAGCAGAAAAGGGAGTAACACCAGGCACAGCCCGGCCCTGCCCCACACCCCACGCCCGATGTAGGCAGGGTGTCGGGCCTCACCGTCCAGGGTCAGCCGGTCATCCCGCACGCCTCCTGCCACATTCTTGCTCACCACCACCTTCACATCCTCCAGGGCCTGCGGGGCAAGAGGGTGCCCGAAGCAGGACATCTGCTTCCGAGAGAAAGTCGCCGTTAGTCAGCCAGCTGCCCTCTCCATCCGTCACAAGGGCAGCCAAGGCGTGGGGTGTGGCTGCAGCTGGGAGGGTGGGTACCGCCAGGAGACAGAAGGGGGCGCACCTGGAAAGCATTAAGCTCCTGGTCACTGAGCACCTGGTCCATGTCCTGGTCTGAGAGCCTGAAGATGCGTGTAAGGGCCTGGGCGCACTCGGGCATCAGCTGTGGGAACAGCGGCTCAGCACCCCCACCACTCCCTCCTGCTCGCCCTCCCCACCGGTGCCTTCAGCCCACCTGCTTGGCCTCAGGGTCATAGAGGGGGGCCGTGGGGTGTAGCACGGCCTTCTGTGCGTAGTAGAACAGCTCTGAGATATTTTTCAGGTTCTTCGCCGAGCACTGGGACACGTGGGAACAGACTCAGAGGGGGAGGCAGGCAGGCCCCCTGTCCTCGCCTCTGCAGTCCTGGCACCCCCGGGGCCCTGCCTGCTCACCTCCACACAGGTCTCGATCTCAGGGAACTGGCTCATGATGGGCAGCACAGCCTCCATGGAGCCCCCCGGCCGCAGGTCCGAC
This portion of the Pseudorca crassidens isolate mPseCra1 chromosome 15, mPseCra1.hap1, whole genome shotgun sequence genome encodes:
- the RHOT2 gene encoding mitochondrial Rho GTPase 2 isoform X1, encoding MKRDVRILLLGEAQVGKTSLILSLVGEEFPEEVRPSAPPRPRRAQVRAPPPSALPGCPHGRVCPRSLPGQKRSPFPRTSPQRRCPPTSWITQAEQTVEELQDEIHKANVVCVVYDVSEEATIEKIRTKWIPLVNGDTKRGPRVPIILVGNKSDLRPGGSMEAVLPIMSQFPEIETCVECSAKNLKNISELFYYAQKAVLHPTAPLYDPEAKQLMPECAQALTRIFRLSDQDMDQVLSDQELNAFQMSCFGHPLAPQALEDVKVVVSKNVAGGVRDDRLTLDGFLFLNTLFIQRGRHETTWTILRRFGYGDSLELTANYLCPPLHVPPGCSTELNHRGYQFVQRMFEKHDQDRDGALSPAELQSLFSVFPAAPWGPQLPRTVRTEAGRLPLHGYLCQWTLVTYLDVQHCLEHLGYLGFPTLCEQDSQAHAITVTREKRLDQEKGQTQRNVFLCKVVGARGVGKSSFLQAFLGHGLGDAGEPAGESSAYTIDTVQVNGQEKYLILCEVGADSLLTASADATCDIACLMFDSSHPRSFSLCASVYKRHYMDRQTPCLFVSSKADLPEGVLLPGLSPTEFCRRHRLPAPTLFSCAGPAEPRAAIFTRLATMAAFPWVPGSKPLCGRPLPVPGEWHSCGVRTGVSQGCRVGLGACADAQAGPSGPGLTGCPLVWGYCHAGH